DNA from Onthophagus taurus isolate NC chromosome 2, IU_Otau_3.0, whole genome shotgun sequence:
GTCAGGTGTTTCagtttttagattaaaaaaaatagtttcttAAATTAACTTAACCCACGATCAGTTTTTCATATTTCTATATAGCACTGAGGactaacaacatttttatatgaaaGTTTTGTCACACTTCatacaaataatatttactaCTTCACCCACAAAATTTTGAAGCTGGAATTGCTCAGAGTAACCAAGAGATATGGCATGACCCCTGAAAAAGGATGTTGTGCAATCATACATagttatatgaaaaatctaAGAGAAACGTTACTTCCAACGGCACAGATTTACTTTCCTCCTTGCAACATACTCTGATAACATTATCCGTTATCAATGTAGTGGTCCTGGATTCGCTGGATACCAATCAATGTGTAAAGGTAGAGTCTGTTGGAATTTTTGATCTATCTCTATGAATGTTGCAGGCCTATTTTAAGCGTAATTAATTACAGAGAGACCAAAGACCAAATTCTTACAACACAAATCTCACCATCTTTTAGCATCATTAATGATAGCTTTCAAAATCGTCCTTGATATCATTAAACATCGTTATTAGCCTTTCTCATCATCATTTAAGACACCCATCTACAATGTTCATGGCATATTTAAACATATTCTTAACTTCTCCTCTGGACTACGAACATGGATATATCACAACTTAGtattttaatagtttctgTGTGTGATAGAGGAACAATATTGTAGAAGGCTAATGACACACTTTTTGTGACATACCTCCAAAAACATCTCAAAATAACTTGTAAAGGTTGTAACTTCATATTTATACAGAATCTTACATAAGTTACAAATGTTCATATAGCGACTGAACACCAAAACCCTTTCAACATCATTCCTGAAATCGCCACTATATTGTCCCCGATATCTGTCAATATTATTATGGTATCCCTCAACATTTTTCCAATCAACACTGTCTCTGATGTACTTGAATATCACATTATCATCATCTTTGATGTCCAACAACATCCCTAACTATTTTCTCTATAATCTATTAACATTATCTCCAATATCATTCAACATCGTTCTTAATATCCTTTAATAACATCGCTGGTCTTCATCAACATCGTTTTCAGTATCCCTGTATATTAGGCCAAACATCCTCAACTATATCCTGGTGTGTTTCCACATTTGCCCCGTTAACTATTAACATTACCACTAATATCTTAAAACATCGTCCCGAGATATCATCCCTGACATCCCTCAACAATGTTTTAAACTTCCTTACTATGGCTTTCaacatcaataatatcttataTATAGTCCCTAACCTACGCCGACGCAATCTACGACATCCCTGAGTCTCTTTTCCCATCATCTATTAACATTAGGTATATCAGATATCTTTTAGCACCGTCCTTAATAGCCTCCAATACCATCGCTGGTCTTCCTTAACATTGTGTACGGAATCCATTTATATCATTTCTGATAGCTCTGAACATCCTCCCAATCATCTATTAACATtactaaacaaaaataaatcctgtatttttaacattactcAAAATTGTGTACGGCATTCATCAATAAAGCCCTAATCATCTTTCAGCACAGTCACGGCCTTCCGCAACATCTTCCATATCATCTATTAACATTACCATTATTGGCTTTCAACATGGTCACTCCCTCAATATCGTCTATGACATCTTTTCACAATGTTCTCTTCTAGTCTAACATTTTCGTCATTATCTATCAACATCATCCTTGATATCGCAAAACATTATTCCTGATGTTTCTTAAGTTCAGCACTAATaccttttaataattttaatctattaaaaatttctattgaattcttttagtttataaaataTGTGCGGCGTAGTCTGTACGAGACAGTAAAAATTAGTATCGTCTCGTACAGActacttttcttttaataatattaccatATATCTATACCAATCAATGTATTATTTATTCTATGTCTTGTGGTTTAGATTAACAACTGCATATCTGTGTATGTGGTCGGACAACGGCTTTGATGTAGCTTTAACGGACATGTTATTCCAATGGCCGGCAGAGAGTGTATTCTCTCTAGCAGTTGTACGCCACCGGCCACATAATTTACCATGAGTGTGTCTTATACTGTGAAATACGTTTGTTAAATTGTCTGTCTGCTGTCCCACAACGCCGACGTCGGGCGTCGCAGTTGTTGCAGCTGATGGAGTAAACACTCCGCTCGACTATGTTTTGCTTTGAGTGCTAATTGCTAAGAGGTTAATTGAGTCAGCGGGGAACGAAGTTGTTCCGTTATATGCCCTAGTGCTCGAGGCTAAAGTGCACGTTAAAAAAACGGCTTTCATAAATActtaacatttatattaatttttaatacgcCAACGCATTCCATTTGCCTCCATTTGCGACATGAGTCGTATCTGTTTCAGCtcgatatttatttatattttttacagCCAAACACACCGTTAGTTCTCTGCGTGAATTTGTTCTTACAACGATGATTTCACCGGCCACACTCAATTCAATTTGCGTaagcaaatatttttaattttcccgGGAGTATTTGGCATACAAACTGAAAACAGTAATTTGATTAGTGGAACaagatgttttttatttcatttatttttaaatagaatatatGTAAAGTGAAGGGAAAATTACTAAAACCCATTTTACCTTAAGCACGACAAAACTGATGAAATAGAGATTAGATTATATAAAGCcattacaatttattattaataaagagcAGCTCATGTCGAAGTAATTAAAAGCACGTGAACATTAAAAAAGGATTTACTGCGTATTACATTTAGACTTTAAAAATGTAGCTCTTATTCCCAAATCACCTATCCAAAACTTTTAAACGAACAATTACCAGTAACTGACATTGTTATCGATTATTCAATCAGGGACGTCTGTTACTGAAATTATCGCCGCCAGATTCAACCGAGAGATGTCAACCAGAATATGCAGCGTGTTAGTTAACGGTCGCCCAATTAATACAACCAATATACTTAATAGGAAGCATGATATTTAGGTCAAATCAgagattattaaataaaaatcacctGAATTATGTTTGATATGGTATGATTGATTACTGCAAGTAAGAATTAAATTGATATAACTTTATACATTTCCAACGGAATATTACCAAGCACTTACAATAAACTTTCTTAATATTGTAAAAATGGTCAAAcggtaaataaattaacgctATGTTAACGTCACAAATATGTTGTTATCGttaaaaaacaacattttttaatacgaATGGCTCCTCACATGATAAATTATGATAACatcacatttattttttaatgaaaacatgCATCTTTGTAGCAATATCGATAACACACAAACAGTAAAAtagaatttgttttttttggaTAACCAATTTGAGTAAATTCTACTGCATATCGAAATAGTACGTTATGCAATTTTATTCGGTTTCATCCATTAACATGTTAAATTGTTTAGCTTTAACGTCATGAAGTTTTAAGTCTAAAAATCGTCGTTTTctgaattttgttttatttcgtaCTTCAAACGCTCGCAATAGACCTTCTGTTGTTACAAACGCTCTGTTTTAGTCAGATGTCGAATAGAAAATGTTGTATGCTGTTTTTTGTCGTTTTAGTATAAGATAAACTGCGATGAAAGCTTAGTAATGAAGAAGAGGTAGAAGAGAGACTGGAATAGCGAACTTCGAGTGTCAACCCGCATGAAGTATAGAGTGAGCGATGTTCCTaacataaaaagttttaacaaaaCGACACAAAGAAGAAGTTTTTGTcgttttattcttaattaatttgcaacatggatacaaatattaataaaaagttttgtttgtaGATTTAAATATGGTAAACCATTAATAAGTCAACAAAAAATTGGTCTTCCACTCTACATTGAGCTTATGACACAGTTTGTGAAAGCTGGggattataattaataattacttagCTTAATTACTTCAATTGTGTtagtcaataattttttgaacttAATATGGATAACTTAAAACAAGGCATATTTGAACCAAATTCTTACCAAAAACGATTTTGCCAGGAATCACATGCCTCAGGTGTGCTATTAACTGTACGGGTTAGCGTTCTAAAGTTTTGTGACTGTATTGATAACAATTCAGATTTGATATTAGTTGCAATGATTTAGTTGGTGGACGAGCATGGAGGATGTGTTTCATACAACAACGAAAGTATGATAAACGCTGTAATGGATAGCTATATACAAGACGGTGTGAAGGCAACCTCCACGACAATCGGATCGTTTATCAATACAGATTCGAAGATAAATTTCAGTATTGTCCAATCAATTgtgtttaattcttattgaAATAAAGTTTCATCTGTAAATCTTTGGATTGCTAACGAtaaaaacatcattttttaaCATCTACTAACCTTGTTCTgacatttgaaaaattacaaaatgcaCTTAGTGATATATAACTTTCTTGTTATCAGCTAGAGAATTCTTTGTATTTTAATGTGTTCCTAAAATTGAGTATATAAGTAACCGGAAAGCAAACTAAGTCACTTGAGTTACCACTCTgacataaaaatgtttatttttgctGTACTTATTTCATTAGCCCTCGGAATAAATTCTTTTGAGGTATACGGTAAGTTTTAGttttctaattaaatttaatactacCTATATCAGCACGAATATCCTATATTTATAGACTCTGGAGTCTCAGTTACGGAACAGGAGACGATTGTCGAAGCTCACAATAACTATCGACTACAAATTGCAAATGGAAAAGTTGCCGGTCAGCCAAGAGGAACCAACTTGAAACGAATGGTAATAATGTTCAAtggttttatttattgcaaattaattcaattcttttaattaatttatttttttagtccTGGGATGACACATTAGCAGTTGAAGCCCAAAAGGTTGCAGACCTTGGTAAATTTGAACATCTAATCGCGCCAGATGGTAACAGCaatacacattttttaataatctgttaaatatttaaaaatcaattttagacCGATTCCCTTATGGTTATGTTGGACAAAACTTGTACATCTCTATGTCAACTGGAAACAGTGCAACTATAAATTGGTCAGGTGGCATCAAAGCATGGTTTGATGAACATAAAGATTTCGTTTATGGCGCACAGACCCAAGCAGGTGTTACTGGTCATTACACACAAgtaaaaactattttcttaGTATGACAAATCAAATATTgatcatgatctcgtttttagGTTGTATGGGCAGACACAAATCTTGTAGGTTGTGGTTATGTTAGGTTTTACGATAACGTCACCGCTAATATAATGCCGGCATATCCATACAAGAAACTCTATGTGTGCAATTATGGGCCTGCGTAAGtaattattataactaaaatttaaatcacttATCTTTGGTGTTTTAGTGGAAATTGGGTTGGAGAAAACCCATACGAAACTGGCGAATCTGGATGTGAAAATCTTTGTTAAATTactcctaaaaaataataaaccatTTTAAGTCATAATTATTTTCCTTTCTTTATAATTCTATTATGTTTGAATCCATTATGAATATGTGCGTATCTACGTACCCTTAATAGATCTGAACAGACACGATATTGTAGTCAATTATTTACTGCCATTAACCTTTGGACAT
Protein-coding regions in this window:
- the LOC111426047 gene encoding salivary antigen-5-like, translating into MFIFAVLISLALGINSFEVYDSGVSVTEQETIVEAHNNYRLQIANGKVAGQPRGTNLKRMSWDDTLAVEAQKVADLGKFEHLIAPDDRFPYGYVGQNLYISMSTGNSATINWSGGIKAWFDEHKDFVYGAQTQAGVTGHYTQVVWADTNLVGCGYVRFYDNVTANIMPAYPYKKLYVCNYGPAGNWVGENPYETGESGCENLC